A genomic window from Flavobacterium hankyongi includes:
- a CDS encoding OmpA family protein, whose translation MKNNYIFIFLLTSAIVLSQKTLLKKTDNAFENLAYMDVVKIYEKAVIKGHGTPEIFLKLGDSYYFNANYSTANKWYTKAIETTNTIDPEYYFRYAQSLKSVGEQQKANEYLKKFSEIKNNDSRGIRFLQKSSTNTEIQEHNEYELTDAGINTEYSEYGVVFYNGNLIFTSSRKNQNQTNQIHQWTKQPFTDLYFVSVISESQLGNEIQNFDPYINSKRNESTAVFTKNGKTIYFTRNDTESKNKTNSVFLKIYKATFNNGHWENITELPFNGSNFNCAHPTLSNDEKKLYFVSDRPGTLGQSDIFVVTIHEDGTYGTPSNLGNSVNTEGRESFPYITPNGDLIFASDGHLGLGGLDLFKATLNPLNNSFSKIENLGIPFNSSYDDFTYLEAPNGNYGFISSNRQGGKGYDDIYKFAKNKNLVYDDTLQISGQIIDRETGIGISKAIVTVFNDEYKKIESIETDTIGNYNWSGKTSSKNIFIRSEAKNYHTQEQLINIEKNSNSFIYNPILPKQIHSIKTGKDLAKALEIENIHFDLDKWEITQKAEEKLALLLVILQEFPDLNLEIRSHTDNRASTNYNLALSEKRAKATVEWLIKKGITKERLRYKGMGETQPLNQCKDGIECSEEQHQINRRSEFIIF comes from the coding sequence ATGAAAAATAACTATATATTCATTTTTTTACTTACCTCTGCAATAGTTTTATCCCAAAAAACACTATTAAAAAAAACGGATAATGCTTTTGAGAACCTTGCTTACATGGACGTTGTAAAAATTTATGAAAAGGCAGTAATAAAAGGACATGGTACTCCTGAAATTTTTCTAAAACTAGGTGATTCTTATTATTTTAATGCAAATTACTCTACAGCAAATAAATGGTACACAAAAGCTATTGAAACCACTAACACTATTGATCCTGAATACTATTTCAGATATGCTCAATCATTAAAATCAGTTGGTGAACAACAAAAAGCAAATGAATATTTAAAAAAATTTTCAGAAATAAAAAATAACGATTCAAGAGGAATTCGATTTTTACAAAAGAGCAGTACAAATACTGAAATTCAGGAGCACAATGAATACGAGCTGACTGATGCAGGAATCAACACAGAATATAGTGAATATGGTGTGGTTTTCTATAACGGAAATTTAATTTTCACAAGTAGTAGAAAAAACCAAAATCAGACGAATCAAATACATCAATGGACAAAACAACCATTTACTGATTTATACTTTGTTTCGGTAATTTCAGAAAGTCAATTAGGAAATGAAATACAAAATTTTGACCCTTACATCAATTCAAAACGAAATGAATCGACAGCCGTTTTCACTAAAAATGGAAAAACAATATATTTTACTAGAAATGATACTGAGTCCAAAAACAAAACCAACAGTGTTTTTTTAAAAATTTACAAGGCCACCTTTAATAATGGTCATTGGGAAAACATAACCGAATTACCTTTTAATGGCTCAAATTTCAATTGTGCACATCCTACTTTAAGCAATGATGAAAAAAAACTATACTTTGTTTCGGATAGGCCAGGCACATTAGGGCAATCAGATATTTTTGTGGTAACAATACATGAAGATGGTACTTATGGGACTCCTTCGAATTTAGGAAACTCAGTAAATACTGAAGGACGCGAATCGTTTCCGTATATAACACCCAATGGAGATCTTATTTTTGCCTCAGATGGTCATTTAGGTTTAGGAGGATTGGATTTATTTAAGGCAACTCTAAACCCCTTAAATAATTCTTTTAGTAAAATAGAAAACTTAGGAATCCCTTTTAACAGTAGCTATGATGACTTTACCTACTTAGAAGCCCCTAATGGCAACTATGGTTTCATTTCATCAAATCGTCAAGGAGGAAAAGGATATGATGATATATATAAATTCGCTAAAAATAAAAATCTTGTTTATGATGATACGCTACAAATCTCGGGTCAAATAATCGATAGAGAAACAGGTATAGGTATTTCCAAAGCTATTGTAACAGTATTTAATGATGAATACAAAAAAATTGAATCGATAGAAACAGACACCATTGGAAACTATAATTGGAGCGGTAAAACCTCAAGTAAGAACATATTTATTCGTTCTGAAGCCAAAAATTACCATACACAAGAACAACTCATCAATATTGAAAAAAACTCTAATAGCTTTATTTACAACCCTATATTACCAAAACAAATACATAGTATTAAAACAGGAAAAGATCTTGCAAAAGCATTAGAAATTGAAAACATTCATTTCGATTTAGACAAATGGGAAATAACCCAAAAGGCAGAAGAAAAATTGGCACTATTACTTGTTATACTTCAAGAATTTCCGGATTTAAATTTAGAAATACGCTCACACACTGATAATCGTGCCTCAACAAATTACAATTTGGCTTTATCCGAAAAAAGAGCTAAAGCTACTGTAGAATGGCTAATAAAAAAAGGAATTACTAAAGAAAGACTTCGTTATAAAGGAATGGGAGAAACACAACCCCTAAACCAATGCAAAGACGGTATTGAGTGTAGCGAAGAACAACATCAAATCAATCGTAGAAGTGAATTTATTATATTCTAA
- a CDS encoding PorP/SprF family type IX secretion system membrane protein, with the protein MEMILKKIGNTLILNLFIGISLPCFSQQDALYTNYMYNTSTINPAYAGTREALSVFGLHRSQWVGLEGAPITSSFTAHTPLGLSNTGLGISFVNDQIGPSVENNISIDFAYRILIGLNTLSFGIKGSANLLNIDYRKLDIYDMSDSKFQNNVDNQFSPNVGAGLYWYSNNHYIGLSIPSFLETKHYNDNSYSLVKERMNYYIMGGYVFSLSDDIKLKPAFLTKIVQGSKLQLDTTANLMFYDKFIIGGSYRWDAAVSILTGFQLTEKFLVGYSYDTDSNRLANYNSGSHEIFLRFELLPKQEKIYAPRFF; encoded by the coding sequence ATGGAGATGATTTTAAAAAAAATAGGCAACACATTAATCCTTAATTTATTCATAGGAATATCACTTCCTTGTTTTTCTCAACAAGACGCACTATACACAAACTATATGTACAATACCTCAACTATTAATCCAGCATATGCAGGGACAAGGGAAGCATTAAGTGTTTTTGGATTACATAGATCACAATGGGTTGGTCTGGAAGGTGCTCCTATTACAAGTTCTTTTACTGCACATACCCCTTTAGGACTTTCAAACACAGGATTAGGAATATCATTTGTGAACGATCAAATTGGTCCTTCTGTAGAAAATAACATCTCAATAGATTTTGCTTACAGAATTTTAATAGGCTTAAATACATTATCCTTTGGAATCAAAGGCTCTGCAAATTTATTAAACATTGACTATCGCAAACTGGACATTTATGATATGTCTGATTCAAAATTCCAAAATAATGTCGATAATCAATTTTCACCAAATGTTGGAGCTGGATTATATTGGTACTCTAATAATCATTACATAGGGTTATCAATACCTAGTTTTCTAGAAACCAAACACTATAATGATAATTCTTACTCATTAGTCAAAGAGCGTATGAACTATTATATTATGGGAGGATATGTTTTTAGTTTAAGCGATGATATCAAACTTAAACCTGCTTTTTTAACTAAAATAGTACAAGGATCAAAACTACAATTAGACACAACTGCAAACTTAATGTTTTATGACAAATTCATAATTGGAGGATCTTACAGATGGGACGCAGCAGTTAGTATTCTTACAGGGTTTCAACTAACAGAAAAATTTTTAGTAGGATATAGCTACGATACAGACTCTAACCGTTTAGCAAATTATAATTCAGGATCACACGAGATTTTCTTAAGATTTGAATTACTTCCAAAACAAGAAAAAATTTATGCGCCACGATTCTTTTAA
- a CDS encoding gliding motility-associated C-terminal domain-containing protein has protein sequence MVIQQLTPKPYHVKVFNAVSPDGDGNNDIFYLEGIECFPNNSVEIFNRWGAKVFDTVGYDNTKNVFRGKSEGQNTISKNEELPTGTYFYVLHYDFNSNGSQNEKIEKTGYLYVVNK, from the coding sequence GTGGTAATACAGCAACTCACACCCAAACCTTATCACGTAAAAGTATTTAATGCTGTATCACCAGATGGAGACGGAAATAATGATATTTTTTATTTAGAAGGCATAGAATGTTTTCCTAACAACTCTGTAGAAATATTTAACCGTTGGGGAGCAAAAGTTTTTGACACAGTAGGATATGACAATACAAAAAATGTTTTCAGAGGTAAATCTGAAGGACAAAATACCATTTCAAAAAACGAAGAATTACCTACAGGAACTTACTTCTATGTTTTACACTATGATTTTAATTCTAATGGAAGTCAAAATGAAAAAATAGAAAAAACAGGATATCTATACGTTGTAAACAAATAG
- a CDS encoding PAS domain-containing protein has product MQKKNKIVNSREMVVNREAFLLTQTEAIAKTGSWELDLQTQELYWSDGVYMILEYPPQSFPVDYNKGIEVIHPEDRDRAVQEMNDAINQGKEYSIQKRFITAKGSIKYIRSSGKLLLNENGEPHKLIGVFQDITDFVMAHQELESVKSLVEVVATSVEGIIWEANAATFEFTYISNQVERILGYSPSDWLTKPFFWQNHIHPEDREAAIHFCHEQTLNAKDHTFEYRMMKKSGDYVWLQDRVRVISENGKPVILRGLLVDISENKEIHKKLEQERNLNRQLIQHLPNVIFLFSEEGKFLLWNDKLLEVSGYVDNDMKNLTPWDFFDFTQRDILTEHFKKVIDKGYTEVETEFISKYGERKPMLFISSRFIYKGEKCVYGVGVDLSQRNQLIKQQQKLLTTIESILQFAPESMLVLTSKLNLFKENSSFQKLVKEYATKLHYDEEELKNLIIQQVIAAMSKEGKTEITIPKKER; this is encoded by the coding sequence ATGCAGAAAAAAAACAAAATAGTTAATAGTAGGGAAATGGTGGTAAATAGGGAGGCTTTTCTGCTTACGCAAACTGAAGCTATAGCTAAGACTGGTAGTTGGGAACTTGATTTGCAAACTCAGGAGTTATATTGGTCTGATGGAGTTTATATGATTTTAGAATATCCTCCGCAGTCATTCCCAGTAGATTATAATAAGGGCATTGAGGTCATTCATCCTGAAGATAGAGATAGAGCCGTTCAAGAAATGAATGACGCTATTAATCAAGGTAAGGAATACAGTATTCAAAAGCGATTTATAACAGCAAAAGGATCAATTAAATATATTCGTTCTTCAGGGAAACTTCTTTTAAATGAAAATGGAGAACCTCATAAATTAATTGGAGTTTTTCAAGATATAACTGATTTTGTAATGGCTCATCAAGAATTAGAATCTGTAAAATCATTAGTTGAAGTTGTTGCAACAAGCGTAGAAGGAATTATTTGGGAAGCAAATGCTGCTACATTTGAATTCACTTATATCAGCAATCAAGTAGAACGTATTTTAGGCTATTCTCCTTCAGATTGGCTTACAAAACCATTTTTTTGGCAAAATCATATTCATCCTGAAGATAGGGAAGCAGCCATTCATTTTTGTCATGAACAAACTCTAAATGCAAAAGATCATACTTTCGAATATCGAATGATGAAGAAATCTGGTGATTATGTTTGGTTGCAGGATCGTGTGAGAGTGATTTCTGAAAATGGTAAACCTGTTATTTTACGAGGGCTTCTTGTAGATATTTCTGAAAATAAAGAAATTCATAAAAAACTTGAACAAGAACGTAATCTTAATAGACAACTTATACAACATCTTCCAAACGTAATTTTTTTGTTCAGTGAAGAAGGTAAATTTCTTTTATGGAATGATAAATTATTAGAAGTAAGTGGTTATGTAGATAATGATATGAAAAATCTTACTCCTTGGGATTTTTTTGATTTTACCCAAAGAGATATATTAACAGAACATTTTAAAAAAGTAATCGACAAGGGATACACAGAGGTTGAAACTGAATTTATTTCTAAATATGGAGAACGAAAACCCATGCTTTTTATTTCTTCAAGGTTTATCTATAAAGGAGAAAAATGTGTTTATGGTGTTGGAGTAGATTTGTCCCAACGTAATCAACTCATAAAACAACAACAAAAACTATTAACAACTATTGAGAGTATACTTCAATTTGCACCTGAAAGTATGTTGGTACTTACAAGCAAGTTAAATTTATTTAAAGAGAATTCTTCGTTTCAGAAATTGGTTAAAGAATATGCTACTAAACTTCATTATGACGAAGAAGAATTGAAAAATCTTATAATCCAGCAAGTAATTGCAGCAATGTCAAAGGAAGGAAAAACGGAAATCACAATCCCAAAAAAGGAAAGATAA
- a CDS encoding PAS domain-containing protein produces the protein MPKKNDNKEVEKLILECETAKMFFAGEETSSYVVSLKDVTEQVKIQERLVFSEKRFKALVQEGADMTAVVNQEGVYLYVSPNYPDIVGYSENYLLGKCAFDFVHPDDLEQIKEEFVSLFSEKRVKSSIYRFQHKNGNWSFFQSTGSNLLTDETIQGIVINTVDISTLVHTQDALNRSNERFEVLMKAASESIWDYDLLHNEFFLSNGFKENFGIESKTLQENHELIVSHIHPFDKDRVLDLFYNVLNQTNQEKWVCEYRLIKSNGEIAYVKDEAVILRDEKGTAYRVVGSLKDNTSEYFYHQFDLLEKEIIENSMSTNTDLRSILTTYIKKLESFFPDIKASVMRIKDNTLENLASPFLPQEYIRSIEGVMIGDNVGSCGTSAQLKEQVIVTDVLNDERWRQFKSLAREHNIKACWSYPIFNSSGAVIATFANYPATNRMPNALEEHVIERSRRLISIFIEKFEYIKNIQKSNERYELINKVSKDAIYEWDIVSDIFYWNESFYSVFGYSKDKGVFRIADWSNLMHPLDDKRLKEKWIAFLNDSNRTRWTKEFRFKKADSTYAYVEEIGHLIRDKNGRPLRMIGVLRDVSSAKLIEKQKQLQYQVSQFFKTENNLNETLSQVLKFLTIQGELQTAEIWLTSIDEKYLNVMSSSRYAQTTKAAIFFNESDNINKLKSSEGMPGQVWKKGQVEIWDDIDENYLFIRRNAAKKAGLKSAMALPLFHKDKVIGVLLVCSSTNKFFTRLLVEQYESLQYNLGDEIKRKQQEEEMFLLFHSAPEIMAIVSPDRYFVKVNPAFCNLLGYTEKEILEQPFDSFIHPNDLVKTDIEYSKAITSQKRIYSSLNRYRTKSGNYRWISWTSSNTFGDENLIFVYGRDMTEIIELQGLLENASKLSRVGGWEVDVVNNLQYWSPMTKIIHEVPEDFQTNFFNSINFYREDFRDKVKSYVQNAIETGEPFDFEAPIITLTGKERWIRAIGNAEFFQGKCIRLYGSFQDIHERKVTESRLKNISDNVPGILFQYHLYPDGTDKLLYVSGGAEEVWGITSEESMKDAKGIWEGIKKGGDFEIVRKDILESKEQLTRWHSRWKYVKLDGSVHFHEGYGNPQKMIDGSIVWDSIVMDITEKHDLEELAERISVMARIGSWELDLVDGNINDMYWSFMTRQIMEVDSSFETTLVKAFDFFQGEYRYQIETAVKRLIELGQTFDLQLLLTTAKGNLRWVRCIGKSDRIGYRCLKIYGSLQDIHNQKVTEIELQKSFEERNNILESIGDAFFAVDKNWIVTYWNKQAEKVLQKKKKEILGKSLWKIFPDAVELRSYTEYSKAMKTGEVVHFEDYYPYSNQWFEVSAYPSEEGLSVYFKDVSIRKIAEEEIRQTNERFEKVTEATNDAIWDWDIQNNTYYRSEGFDRLFGYKMEKDIVPDEFWKRHFFSDDVSRIANSIDKAIKDPEINIWKEEYKITRKDRSSAYVIDRGVIIRNNQGKALRMIGAMTDITYRKEYEESLKSLNAQLEKQTKDLMISNKELEQFAYIASHDLQEPLRMVTSFLNQLKRKYNDQLDEKAHQYIHFAVDGSLRMRQIILDILEFSRVGKHDENKDEIDLNEIINEVCQLQHKLIEEKEALIKFKNLPIVVSYRSPILQIFQNLIGNALKYSKDNVPVTIEVSAKETRNEWEIAIKDNGIGISKEYHEKIFILFQRLHVNEEYRGTGIGLAIVKKILDNLGGSIWVESEEGLGSTFYFKIPK, from the coding sequence ATGCCAAAAAAGAACGATAATAAAGAAGTTGAAAAACTCATCCTTGAATGTGAAACAGCAAAAATGTTCTTCGCAGGGGAAGAGACTTCCAGTTATGTGGTCTCATTAAAGGATGTTACAGAACAGGTTAAGATACAAGAACGATTAGTATTCAGCGAAAAACGATTCAAGGCATTGGTACAAGAAGGGGCTGATATGACAGCAGTCGTAAATCAGGAAGGTGTTTATCTTTATGTTAGCCCTAATTACCCAGATATTGTTGGCTATTCAGAAAATTATTTATTAGGCAAGTGTGCTTTCGATTTTGTTCATCCAGATGATTTGGAGCAAATCAAAGAAGAATTTGTTAGTTTGTTTTCAGAGAAAAGAGTTAAATCATCCATATACCGTTTTCAACATAAAAACGGAAATTGGTCTTTTTTTCAGAGCACAGGTTCTAATCTTCTTACCGACGAAACAATTCAGGGTATTGTAATTAATACGGTAGATATTTCCACTTTGGTTCATACTCAAGATGCTCTTAACCGAAGTAATGAACGATTCGAAGTTTTAATGAAAGCTGCTTCCGAAAGTATTTGGGACTATGATTTGCTTCATAATGAGTTTTTTTTGAGCAACGGTTTTAAAGAAAATTTTGGAATTGAAAGTAAAACACTTCAAGAAAACCATGAGCTCATTGTTAGCCACATTCATCCGTTTGATAAAGATAGGGTTCTTGATCTTTTTTATAATGTACTAAACCAAACCAATCAGGAAAAATGGGTTTGTGAATACCGTTTGATAAAATCAAATGGAGAAATAGCCTATGTAAAAGATGAAGCTGTTATTTTGAGAGATGAAAAAGGTACTGCTTATCGAGTTGTAGGGTCACTTAAGGACAATACATCAGAGTATTTTTATCATCAGTTTGATTTGTTGGAGAAGGAGATTATTGAAAATAGTATGTCTACTAATACTGATCTTAGGAGTATATTGACAACATATATAAAAAAATTAGAAAGTTTTTTTCCAGATATAAAAGCATCTGTAATGCGTATAAAGGATAATACACTTGAAAATCTGGCATCACCTTTCTTACCTCAAGAATATATTCGAAGTATAGAAGGTGTTATGATTGGCGACAATGTAGGATCCTGTGGAACTTCAGCACAATTAAAAGAGCAAGTCATTGTAACAGATGTTCTTAATGATGAACGTTGGAGACAATTCAAAAGTTTAGCAAGGGAACACAATATAAAAGCTTGTTGGTCTTATCCTATATTTAATTCAAGCGGTGCTGTAATCGCTACATTTGCCAATTACCCTGCAACAAATAGAATGCCAAATGCATTAGAAGAACATGTCATAGAACGTTCGCGACGATTAATATCGATTTTTATAGAAAAATTTGAATACATCAAAAATATTCAAAAAAGTAACGAACGCTATGAGCTTATTAATAAGGTTTCTAAAGATGCTATTTATGAATGGGATATTGTTTCAGATATTTTCTATTGGAATGAAAGTTTTTATTCGGTTTTTGGTTATTCGAAAGATAAAGGTGTTTTTCGTATTGCAGATTGGTCAAATTTAATGCATCCTTTAGATGATAAAAGGCTTAAAGAGAAATGGATTGCTTTTTTAAACGATTCAAACCGAACTAGGTGGACAAAAGAATTTCGATTCAAAAAAGCAGATAGCACTTATGCTTATGTTGAAGAAATAGGTCATTTAATTCGAGATAAAAACGGGAGACCTTTGCGAATGATTGGAGTATTGCGAGATGTTTCTTCTGCAAAACTTATTGAAAAGCAAAAACAACTACAGTATCAGGTGTCTCAGTTTTTCAAAACAGAAAATAATTTGAATGAAACACTATCGCAAGTTTTAAAGTTTCTTACAATTCAAGGCGAATTACAAACCGCTGAAATTTGGTTAACAAGTATTGATGAAAAATATTTGAATGTAATGTCTTCTTCACGATATGCTCAAACAACTAAAGCAGCTATTTTTTTTAATGAAAGCGACAATATAAATAAGCTAAAAAGCAGTGAAGGAATGCCAGGCCAAGTATGGAAAAAAGGTCAAGTTGAGATTTGGGATGATATAGATGAAAATTATTTATTCATTCGTAGAAATGCTGCAAAAAAAGCTGGTTTGAAAAGTGCGATGGCACTACCTCTTTTTCATAAAGATAAAGTAATTGGTGTTTTGTTAGTATGTTCCAGTACAAATAAATTCTTCACAAGATTATTGGTAGAACAATATGAATCATTACAATATAATTTAGGTGACGAAATTAAAAGAAAGCAACAGGAAGAGGAGATGTTTCTTTTATTTCATAGTGCGCCTGAAATTATGGCAATAGTTTCGCCTGACAGGTATTTTGTAAAGGTTAATCCCGCATTTTGTAATTTATTGGGTTATACTGAAAAGGAAATATTGGAACAACCCTTTGATAGTTTTATACATCCCAATGACTTGGTAAAAACTGACATAGAGTATTCAAAAGCTATTACTAGTCAAAAAAGAATATATAGTTCATTAAACAGATATCGTACAAAATCTGGTAATTATCGATGGATATCATGGACTTCTTCAAATACATTTGGTGACGAAAATCTTATTTTCGTTTATGGTAGGGATATGACAGAAATCATTGAGCTACAAGGATTGCTCGAAAATGCATCTAAATTGTCACGTGTTGGTGGTTGGGAAGTAGATGTAGTAAATAATTTACAGTATTGGTCTCCAATGACTAAGATTATTCACGAGGTGCCAGAGGATTTTCAAACAAATTTTTTTAATTCAATTAATTTTTATCGTGAGGATTTTAGAGATAAGGTCAAATCGTATGTACAAAATGCTATTGAAACTGGTGAGCCATTTGATTTTGAAGCTCCAATAATTACTTTGACAGGAAAAGAACGTTGGATTAGGGCAATTGGAAATGCTGAATTTTTTCAAGGTAAATGTATTCGCCTTTACGGTAGCTTTCAAGATATTCATGAGCGCAAGGTTACTGAATCAAGATTAAAAAATATCTCTGATAATGTGCCAGGAATTTTGTTTCAATACCATCTGTATCCAGACGGAACAGATAAGCTTTTGTATGTAAGTGGTGGTGCTGAAGAAGTTTGGGGGATTACATCAGAAGAGAGTATGAAGGATGCAAAAGGTATATGGGAAGGAATTAAAAAAGGAGGTGATTTTGAGATAGTTCGTAAGGATATATTAGAATCAAAAGAGCAATTAACACGTTGGCATTCTCGTTGGAAATATGTAAAACTAGATGGTAGTGTTCATTTTCATGAAGGTTATGGCAATCCTCAAAAAATGATAGACGGATCTATAGTTTGGGACTCTATTGTAATGGATATTACAGAGAAACATGACTTGGAAGAACTGGCTGAACGTATTTCTGTTATGGCTCGAATTGGAAGTTGGGAGCTAGATTTAGTTGATGGTAATATTAATGATATGTATTGGTCTTTTATGACACGTCAAATCATGGAAGTTGATTCTTCTTTTGAAACGACTTTGGTAAAAGCATTTGATTTTTTTCAAGGCGAATATAGATATCAGATTGAAACTGCAGTTAAAAGACTCATAGAATTAGGACAAACGTTTGATTTACAATTACTATTAACCACGGCAAAAGGAAACCTTAGGTGGGTTCGTTGTATTGGTAAATCAGATCGTATTGGATATCGATGTCTTAAAATTTACGGAAGTTTGCAAGATATTCATAATCAAAAAGTTACTGAAATTGAGTTGCAAAAATCTTTTGAAGAACGTAATAATATTCTTGAAAGCATAGGTGATGCTTTTTTTGCTGTAGATAAGAATTGGATAGTTACCTATTGGAATAAACAAGCAGAAAAAGTATTGCAGAAAAAGAAAAAGGAAATACTTGGAAAATCACTTTGGAAAATTTTTCCTGATGCGGTAGAACTTAGGTCGTATACTGAGTATAGTAAAGCGATGAAAACGGGTGAGGTTGTTCATTTTGAAGACTATTATCCGTATAGTAATCAATGGTTTGAGGTGAGTGCTTATCCTTCAGAGGAAGGATTGTCAGTTTACTTTAAAGATGTAAGTATTCGAAAAATAGCAGAAGAAGAAATTCGTCAAACTAATGAACGTTTTGAAAAAGTAACAGAAGCCACTAATGATGCGATTTGGGATTGGGATATACAAAATAATACCTATTACCGTAGTGAAGGTTTTGACAGACTTTTTGGTTACAAAATGGAAAAAGATATTGTTCCAGATGAATTTTGGAAACGTCATTTTTTTTCTGATGATGTTAGTAGAATTGCAAATAGTATTGATAAAGCTATAAAAGATCCAGAAATTAACATATGGAAAGAAGAATATAAGATTACAAGAAAAGATAGGAGTTCAGCTTACGTAATTGATAGAGGTGTTATTATTAGAAATAATCAAGGAAAAGCTTTACGAATGATAGGAGCTATGACAGATATAACCTATCGAAAAGAGTATGAAGAATCATTAAAAAGTCTTAATGCACAATTGGAAAAACAAACAAAAGATCTGATGATCTCTAATAAAGAATTAGAACAGTTTGCATACATCGCTTCACATGATTTGCAGGAACCACTTCGAATGGTGACAAGTTTTTTAAATCAGTTGAAAAGAAAATACAATGATCAACTTGATGAAAAAGCACACCAATACATTCATTTTGCAGTTGATGGGTCTTTACGAATGCGACAAATTATTTTAGATATATTAGAATTTTCAAGAGTTGGAAAACATGATGAAAACAAAGATGAAATTGATTTGAATGAAATTATTAATGAGGTTTGTCAGTTGCAACATAAGTTAATTGAGGAAAAAGAAGCTTTGATAAAATTTAAAAATCTCCCAATAGTTGTATCTTATCGTTCTCCAATTCTTCAAATATTTCAAAATTTAATTGGGAATGCATTAAAATATTCAAAAGATAATGTACCAGTTACCATAGAAGTAAGCGCAAAAGAAACTAGAAATGAATGGGAAATTGCTATAAAAGATAATGGTATAGGAATTAGTAAGGAATATCATGAAAAAATATTTATTCTCTTTCAACGTCTTCATGTTAATGAAGAATATAGAGGAACAGGCATAGGTTTAGCTATTGTAAAGAAAATTTTAGATAATTTAGGAGGAAGTATTTGGGTAGAATCTGAAGAAGGTTTGGGAAGTACCTTTTATTTCAAAATTCCCAAGTAA